The sequence aacactaccttagtttATATGCGTTCAACTTTGACGGTAGCATTAGGCTTATGCATGTGGAGTGTCTCACATTAAATGGAAAGAATGAAAATGGATGAGATTATATTGTGTTATATTTTGTGATTATGTAAGAATAATTGGTCAATAAGGACTCTCTCGTGCGCGCAAGAAAGGTGCAAATCATTGGAAAATTCTTGAGTTGTGTTCATTTACAATACCAACTAGGCTCACCCAAATTTTTCTactatattgaattttttttagttcaTAATACAAAGGGCATCCAAAATGTGGATCCTTGTGGATGCCTGGCCGAGTATGTTGGTACTTCTGACCAACCCAGCTCGTGACTGTCCATATGGAATCTAAGTACTTATATATAGAGACAGTTTCTAGTCCTCCAAACTCACCTCAATTTTGCAACTTACTTCCTTTCTCATCTCACTTCTGCCTCTTGCTTTTTTGCTCCAGTTCGTGATAAAGTTCAGGTACTTCTTTAATCAGTTCGACAATGTAGTGTCTTCATGCTAGGTTGCTACAAGTTTTACTCGTTGTATCTTGGGAAACAACGGTCTATCTTGATCCTCACAGCACACACCAGAGGGAACGAATCTGTATTAAGGACATTGTATTTCATACAAGCCTTTATTTGGTTTTCGGTTTTCTTGATGTTTACTTTTATAGTACTTATATTCTCATCAGTGTACAGTGTACTGTTTTCGATTATTGCATTGTACTTCACAAAACTGTTCGCGCTTACTATACTATTTCTGTTGTAATCATTTTTCGTATTTTGGCATTTTGGCTAATAATTTTGGTTTGGTTTAATAATTTTTGGTCCGTTACAAATTCAAGTTTGAGTAATGACACATGTACAACCAAACTTGTACAACAAATCTAACAtcataaaaaattcaatacaaaatttttatttagtaaATCTCATGATACAttgaatataaaattttatgatataatataaaaatatcacgatataatagcaaaaaatcatgatataattattataaatatcgttgtacgatATATTGGTTGTACCTTTAGCATCATTCTTCGAAGTTTTACTTACATGAATTGATCAATTGGTTACTAGAATGGTTTgctaaaaatccaaaaattttaaatgaatctTTATCAATACTAGTGCAAAATGCACATGCTTTGCatgtgtaaaataaataattttttatgtaatttttttaaaatcaaaaaatatattgaGATGGAGATTTATTGAGATAGTGGATAAGAATGGGTAATTAtggaataaaaaaattttgtccTCAAAGTTATTTACTATAATAggctcaaattttatataatagtatagattTATAGTGATGTTTGCTACCTTTACAAAAagtaattatgaattttttttttgataaactTGTTAAACATCAATAATCAATTTTTTAAGGATGCAAACattacttcatttctgaatttttgattttaattatacaatctttagttttattttagagattttaaaagagttttaaaattttttgcaaACTAATAATTAGTATGTTACTAATTTGTAACATATCTCTTCGTTTGTAACTCCATTAAACACTTGTACCACATAGACCGAATCGTTGAAATCCTATCATAATATGAGAAAACCGAAACAAACTGAAGTAAAATagtttgattattattttttaaaaaacattttataagctgtcaaacagtttattttgacagcttataagatatttttaaaattctttatcAAACAGATTTgtggagcttataagctccaaaacagcttataagctcagcCAAACATCCACTAAGtgtttggctaaacttattaaaaagagcttataagcttctaagttgttttacgagcttataagctgttaaaacttattttaaaaataagacaTTGAAGTGTTTgagtaaacttattttaaataacttaaagatgttgatatgtttgatattttaagatctttttatcgtcaaaattatcaaaaagagtataattttatgaaaataatgttttgAGTTATgcatatatgaaaatagttttagaatagacctatgttaaaaaataaattgttttaatattttactgtagaaaaatttatgtgatttggaattttttttaaataatatttaatatttaatgggtggaggatatgatggagatttattaaaatattcaaagaTATTTTAGATagataaaatgttaaaataatattttttaaaaaaaagtacatccctccttatttttttaaaaacagcttataagttgtcaaaCATCTtatttgacagcttataaattgtttttaaattttttttaccaaacaaatttgtggagcttataagctgttttggaGAACTTATAAGCTCAGTCAAAcactacttttttttttggagaaatattattggattaagTACTTGAAAAATCGAAAACCAAGCCAAACCGACGAAAAAATGGGAACAATctgaataaaaatattaaaacacaGCACATCAATTTTGGGTTTGCATCCTTGATACGACCTAATCCAACTTAAATGGGTATTCGAAGGTAAATTCAATCAAAAGGctcaaacttatttttaatGGGCCGAGGCCCATAATCTTTCGAAAATGAGCTGCAGTCCATAATTACCCCAGCTGCTTTTCGTGTTGAGCAAGTTCGATCTCCAGTGTAGACTTCAAATTCCCTTTTCAGAGCACAGATCGGCGCTAATCGCAGCAACACACGCGAAAAACTGTGAAAAATGGCGCGCTACGACAGAGCAATCACGGTGTTCTCGCCGGATGGCCACCTTTTCCAGGTGGAATACGCTCTCGAAGCCGTCCGTAAAGGTAACGCCGTCGTAGGTGTTCGAGGCGTTGACGCCATCGTACTCGCTGTCGAGAAGAAGTCTACTCCGAAGCTTCAGGATTCTAGgtctatataatttaattttctcaCATTTACGAACAATTTTGGATTATAAGttcgatatatatttttttaattcctGGTGATTTTAGGCGTTTTGGGTGGAAATTTTGTGTTTATGGTGATTTACTGTGACTTCCTAATTCTAGATTAACCGTAAAATTGATATATTGTTTAAAGAATTAAATCGTTTACGGGGGCGTCTTTCGAGTTAACTTGGCTCTTGAGAAAGAAATATTAGTTAAAAGTAGTGAATTTGACATAAGAATACGGGACTCAAAAACACATTTTTTTAACTCCTCGTGATTTTAGGAAATGCTTCACCTGCCAAGTCTCAGCTTACATTTAACTCAAATGACTTCGAAATTCTGACCATTAAATAATCTCTCAAGTTTCGTAATTTATCTTATGTATCTTCTCTTTAATGGAGAATTTCTGTCCTTGTTCTTGGAGGCTTATAAGAATCGAAAATTCTTGGTCTGCTTGCATCTTTCAGATCAGTGAGGAAGATTGTGAATTTAGATGATCACATTGCATTGGCATGCGCTGGGCTAAAAGCAGATGCTCGTGTCCTCATTAACAGGGCGCGCATCGAATGTCAGAGCCATAAGCTTACTATTGAGGATCCCGTAACAGTTGAATACATCACTCGGTACATTGCTGGGCTTCAGCAAAAGTACACACAAAGTGGTGGTGTGAGGCCTTTTGGTCTTTCAACATTGATTATTGGGTTTGATCCACACACTGATACCCCATCACTCTATCAGACAGATCCATCTGGGACATTTTCGGCATGGAAAGCAAACGCTACTGGGAGGAACTCAAACTCTATACGGGAGTTCCTGGAGAAGAATTACAAGGAAACATCTGGCCAAGAGACCGTGAAGTTAGCCATT comes from Henckelia pumila isolate YLH828 chromosome 4, ASM3356847v2, whole genome shotgun sequence and encodes:
- the LOC140864644 gene encoding proteasome subunit alpha type-7, with the translated sequence MARYDRAITVFSPDGHLFQVEYALEAVRKGNAVVGVRGVDAIVLAVEKKSTPKLQDSRSVRKIVNLDDHIALACAGLKADARVLINRARIECQSHKLTIEDPVTVEYITRYIAGLQQKYTQSGGVRPFGLSTLIIGFDPHTDTPSLYQTDPSGTFSAWKANATGRNSNSIREFLEKNYKETSGQETVKLAIRALLEVVESGGKNIEVAVMTKEAGLRQLEEAEIDAIVAEIEAEKAAAEAAKKAPSTKET